Proteins found in one Palaeococcus ferrophilus DSM 13482 genomic segment:
- a CDS encoding winged helix-turn-helix domain-containing protein: protein MPRWMRCDPSNMRAFTAMLKSLLSEPRRSIIRALADGVKGTNDIYIELQRNGFHMPRSTLYYHLSALQKAGIIEMVGYREQGGGAPEKLWKLKVRRIGVDLVTGDVFRE, encoded by the coding sequence ATGCCAAGATGGATGCGATGCGACCCTTCAAACATGAGGGCATTTACGGCGATGCTGAAGTCCCTACTATCGGAGCCCAGGAGGAGTATTATACGGGCTCTCGCGGACGGCGTTAAGGGTACGAACGATATCTACATCGAACTCCAGAGAAACGGCTTTCACATGCCCCGGTCAACGCTTTACTACCACCTTTCCGCGCTCCAGAAAGCCGGAATAATTGAAATGGTCGGTTACAGGGAGCAGGGAGGTGGTGCACCGGAGAAGCTCTGGAAGCTCAAAGTGAGGAGAATAGGCGTGGATTTAGTTACCGGGGATGTGTTCAGGGAGTAG
- a CDS encoding SHOCT domain-containing protein, giving the protein MMFESTGSSGFLVHAGEGTWGWHDMMGFGWFGWFGMLFMLIFWVLIIVGIVWLVKWLLNQGSGGSKVSTSKERALELLDEAYARGEIDDEEYERRRRKILEE; this is encoded by the coding sequence ATGATGTTTGAAAGCACTGGCAGTAGCGGGTTTTTGGTTCACGCTGGAGAAGGAACGTGGGGGTGGCACGACATGATGGGATTCGGCTGGTTTGGATGGTTTGGCATGCTCTTCATGCTGATCTTCTGGGTCCTGATAATAGTCGGGATAGTGTGGCTCGTCAAGTGGCTCCTGAATCAGGGGTCAGGGGGTTCAAAGGTCTCGACATCGAAGGAGAGGGCCCTTGAGCTCCTCGACGAGGCGTACGCTCGCGGTGAGATAGACGACGAGGAGTACGAGAGGAGAAGGCGGAAGATACTTGAGGAGTGA
- a CDS encoding ATP-binding protein, whose translation MPVDLSGPLLTEFERAKKEFEKAVAAGNMERAKKSALRCASILRQLAKHVPYNGELYLKKAKKWEDVAGQIERGEYGRKAIVGAEGKSTTQEKEEEDQFREYVLGLVSKSRVTWDDIGGLDNVKLLMMETVVISALRKPASIQPWKGILLFGPPGTGKTLLASAAAGSLDATFFNVKASSVLSKYFGESSKIISALYEVAREKAPSIVFLDEIDALTTRRSNDTSEATRRMLSTLLTELEGFHEGESERLVLTLAATNTPWDLDEAVLSRFPKRIYVPLPDKEAVKAIVRIHTKGLDVSRLDLDAIAEESVRRLYSGRDVRNLCQEAVWNMIREENRDLHKLASLPLEELRKRSLRTRPLEMRDFEEAFRKIKSPLTKRDIERYEKWAEEFGG comes from the coding sequence ATGCCTGTTGACCTCTCGGGGCCCCTCCTCACGGAGTTCGAGAGGGCCAAAAAGGAGTTCGAGAAGGCCGTTGCCGCTGGGAACATGGAGAGGGCTAAGAAGAGCGCCCTCCGCTGTGCCTCCATACTCAGACAGCTGGCCAAACACGTGCCCTACAACGGGGAGCTGTACCTGAAGAAGGCCAAGAAGTGGGAGGATGTAGCCGGTCAGATTGAGAGGGGGGAGTACGGCAGGAAAGCCATCGTCGGGGCCGAAGGAAAGAGCACTACCCAGGAGAAGGAAGAAGAGGACCAGTTCAGGGAGTACGTCCTGGGGCTTGTGTCGAAGTCCCGTGTAACCTGGGACGACATAGGGGGCCTTGATAACGTCAAGCTCCTCATGATGGAGACCGTGGTCATCTCGGCCCTTAGAAAGCCCGCCTCAATCCAGCCCTGGAAGGGCATCCTTCTCTTTGGGCCGCCAGGAACCGGGAAGACCCTCCTAGCTTCGGCCGCCGCTGGAAGCCTGGACGCGACGTTCTTCAACGTTAAGGCGTCAAGCGTCCTCAGCAAGTACTTTGGTGAGTCGAGTAAGATAATCTCCGCACTCTACGAGGTGGCGAGGGAGAAGGCACCCAGCATAGTGTTCCTCGACGAGATAGACGCCCTCACCACGAGGCGCTCAAACGACACAAGCGAGGCAACGAGGAGGATGCTCTCCACACTCCTCACCGAGCTTGAGGGGTTCCACGAAGGGGAGAGTGAGAGGCTAGTCCTCACGCTAGCGGCGACTAACACACCGTGGGACCTAGACGAGGCGGTACTCTCGCGCTTCCCCAAGAGGATCTACGTGCCCCTGCCCGATAAAGAGGCCGTCAAGGCGATAGTCCGGATACATACGAAGGGCCTGGACGTTTCGAGACTCGATTTAGACGCGATTGCCGAAGAGAGCGTCAGAAGGCTGTACTCGGGCAGGGACGTGAGAAATCTCTGCCAGGAGGCGGTGTGGAACATGATACGCGAGGAAAACAGGGATCTGCACAAGCTCGCCTCCCTCCCCCTGGAGGAACTGAGAAAGAGGTCATTAAGAACGCGTCCGCTTGAGATGAGGGACTTCGAGGAGGCGTTCAGGAAGATCAAGTCTCCGTTAACAAAGAGGGACATCGAGAGGTATGAGAAGTGGGCGGAGGAGTTCGGGGGATGA
- a CDS encoding class I SAM-dependent methyltransferase, whose protein sequence is MIPDIDEVRLFLRRLGFEESSLRELIEQIEYFETEAPERDDIVRDYLRDECIERLVKEIVREILRLGKGRVKLLDVAAGSGFFTEGIMRKLEENGISVEVYGLDITPSMLKRLRDKGITPIWGVAERIGDSIRIANEYYGLEVPEKFDIVVSTLAFHHFLNPEEVLRSIKDVLGEEGRAIIVDVLKHSHEEFREALKDTHTGFSLEEIQEMGSKVFREIDARPLGLHCEVNGVMVGLYKAVFF, encoded by the coding sequence ATGATACCCGATATTGATGAGGTGCGGCTCTTCCTTCGGAGGCTGGGCTTTGAGGAAAGTTCACTCAGAGAGCTGATAGAGCAGATAGAATACTTTGAGACGGAGGCTCCCGAGAGGGACGACATCGTCAGGGACTACCTCAGGGACGAGTGCATAGAGCGGCTCGTGAAGGAGATAGTGAGGGAAATCCTGCGGCTGGGAAAGGGAAGGGTGAAGCTCCTCGACGTTGCCGCTGGCTCGGGTTTTTTCACCGAGGGGATCATGAGGAAGCTCGAGGAAAACGGAATCAGTGTGGAGGTTTACGGGCTGGACATAACGCCAAGCATGCTGAAGAGGCTTAGAGATAAGGGCATAACCCCAATCTGGGGCGTCGCCGAGAGAATCGGGGACTCGATACGGATAGCCAACGAGTACTACGGACTCGAAGTGCCGGAGAAGTTCGACATCGTGGTCTCCACACTGGCATTTCACCATTTCCTCAACCCGGAGGAGGTCCTGAGAAGCATCAAAGACGTCCTTGGGGAAGAGGGCAGGGCGATAATCGTTGATGTCCTCAAGCACAGCCATGAGGAGTTCAGGGAGGCCCTAAAGGACACCCACACCGGGTTCTCCCTAGAGGAAATTCAAGAGATGGGCTCAAAGGTGTTCCGTGAGATTGATGCCCGACCCCTTGGGCTCCACTGTGAGGTCAACGGTGTGATGGTCGGCCTCTACAAGGCGGTGTTCTTCTGA
- a CDS encoding heavy metal translocating P-type ATPase, producing the protein MKEEDSVHREHAHMHDDGDGSEMEHMEHEGHEMQMAGNHEHAHGSGGMEEHAGHGGMEHEHRGHGEHKHSHAEHHRMMMEDFKRRFIVSSILTIPILLLSPLIQNFFGFELSFPGDHYVLFGLSAVVYFYGGWPFLKGMQDELRKRNPGMMTLIGLAITVAFSYSVAVTFGVPGKTFYWELATLIDIMLVGHYIEMRSVLGASRALEELIKLMPTEAHLVTPEGIKDVPVSELKKGDIVLVKPGEKIPSDGVIVEGETSVNEAMLTGESKPVYKKPGDTVIGGSINLEGAIKVRIEKTGKDTYLMQVVELVRQAQETRSKTQDLANRAAFYLTLIAITAGSITLGTWLYLGKPFVFALERMVTVMVITCPHALGLAVPLVVSVSTSISAEKGILIRNREAFERAKDVEVVVFDKTGTLTEGRFEVTDVIPLDELSEEEILKYAAALESHSSHPIAQGVVEKARELGLKPYDVKESKVLPGKGVQGVINGREVLVVSPGFLKENGLWKEDERVNRVLEQGKTVVFLVVDGKLAGAMALADRIRPESREAVKRLHEMGIKAYMLTGDNAKVAKWVAEELGLDGFFAEVLPHQKSEKVKELQSQGLVTAMVGDGINDAPALIQADVGIAIGAGTDVAIESADIILVKNDPRDVITAVHLARKTYGKMVQNLAWATGYNSFAIPLAAGALYSYGILLSPALGALLMSMSTVIVAINAKFLKA; encoded by the coding sequence ATGAAAGAAGAAGACAGCGTGCACCGTGAGCACGCACACATGCACGATGATGGAGATGGTTCTGAGATGGAACATATGGAGCACGAGGGGCATGAGATGCAGATGGCCGGAAACCACGAACATGCCCACGGAAGCGGAGGAATGGAAGAACACGCCGGACATGGGGGCATGGAGCACGAACACAGGGGACATGGCGAGCACAAGCACTCCCACGCGGAGCACCACAGGATGATGATGGAGGACTTCAAGAGGAGGTTCATCGTTTCCTCGATACTCACGATTCCGATACTCCTTCTCTCGCCGCTGATACAGAACTTCTTCGGCTTCGAGCTGAGCTTTCCCGGGGATCACTACGTTCTCTTCGGCCTCTCGGCGGTGGTCTACTTCTACGGCGGCTGGCCTTTCCTCAAGGGGATGCAGGACGAGCTGAGGAAGAGGAACCCGGGAATGATGACGCTGATAGGGCTGGCAATCACGGTTGCCTTCTCTTACAGCGTCGCGGTGACCTTCGGAGTACCGGGCAAGACCTTCTACTGGGAGCTGGCAACGCTTATTGACATCATGCTAGTGGGGCACTACATCGAGATGCGCTCCGTCCTCGGTGCTTCGAGGGCGCTGGAGGAGCTCATAAAGCTCATGCCGACGGAAGCCCACCTCGTGACGCCGGAGGGAATAAAGGACGTCCCGGTCAGCGAGCTGAAGAAAGGTGACATTGTCCTCGTCAAGCCCGGAGAGAAGATACCCTCCGATGGCGTCATCGTCGAGGGTGAAACGAGCGTGAACGAGGCTATGCTCACCGGTGAGTCGAAGCCCGTCTACAAAAAGCCCGGTGATACCGTTATAGGCGGCTCGATAAACCTCGAAGGCGCAATAAAGGTCAGGATAGAGAAGACGGGGAAGGACACCTACCTCATGCAGGTCGTCGAACTGGTGAGACAGGCCCAGGAGACGCGCTCTAAAACCCAGGATTTGGCCAACAGGGCCGCATTCTACCTCACTCTGATAGCGATTACAGCCGGCAGTATAACGCTCGGGACGTGGCTCTACCTCGGAAAGCCCTTCGTCTTTGCCCTGGAAAGAATGGTGACGGTAATGGTCATAACGTGTCCCCATGCCTTAGGACTGGCCGTTCCGCTGGTCGTTTCGGTCTCTACTTCCATCTCCGCCGAGAAGGGGATCCTCATCAGGAACAGGGAGGCCTTTGAGAGGGCTAAGGACGTTGAAGTTGTTGTCTTCGACAAGACGGGGACGCTGACCGAGGGCAGGTTCGAGGTCACGGACGTTATTCCGCTGGACGAGCTTAGTGAGGAGGAAATCCTGAAGTACGCCGCGGCGCTTGAATCGCATTCAAGCCACCCGATAGCGCAGGGAGTAGTTGAAAAGGCCAGGGAGCTCGGCCTTAAGCCCTATGACGTGAAGGAGTCAAAGGTCCTTCCCGGCAAGGGCGTTCAGGGAGTTATCAACGGAAGGGAAGTCCTCGTTGTGAGCCCCGGTTTCCTGAAGGAGAACGGGCTCTGGAAAGAGGACGAGCGCGTGAACAGGGTTTTGGAGCAGGGAAAGACGGTGGTTTTCCTGGTGGTTGATGGAAAGCTCGCCGGAGCGATGGCCCTGGCGGACAGGATAAGGCCGGAGTCAAGGGAAGCCGTCAAGAGGCTCCACGAGATGGGGATAAAGGCCTACATGCTTACCGGCGACAACGCCAAGGTGGCGAAGTGGGTGGCTGAAGAACTAGGTCTGGACGGCTTCTTTGCGGAGGTTCTGCCCCACCAGAAGTCGGAGAAGGTCAAGGAGCTCCAGAGCCAGGGGTTGGTAACGGCAATGGTCGGCGACGGCATAAACGATGCTCCGGCTTTGATACAGGCCGATGTGGGCATAGCCATCGGAGCTGGAACCGACGTTGCAATAGAGAGCGCGGACATAATCCTCGTCAAGAACGACCCAAGGGATGTGATAACGGCGGTACACCTCGCGAGGAAGACCTACGGGAAGATGGTGCAGAATTTAGCGTGGGCGACTGGCTATAACTCCTTCGCAATCCCTCTCGCCGCTGGAGCCCTCTACTCCTACGGGATACTGCTCAGTCCGGCCCTCGGAGCACTGCTGATGAGCATGAGCACGGTGATAGTGGCTATCAACGCGAAGTTCCTGAAGGCTTGA
- a CDS encoding PP2C family protein-serine/threonine phosphatase — protein MSRVISTGVGNRAWGISHPGPREKNEDALLILPLGNAYLLAVADGLGGHEGGEIASKAAVETLRETFEREYTEGFALREVEELLKTAYKDAHRRIMEMSPEPGKTGTTMVAAFVREDTAVIANTGDSRAYLIRDGKVISRTRDHSIVGELLERGVIWEEEVRSHPMRHVVTKALGIELAVDTYVWEIEETDVLLLSTDGLHDTLDDGEIAELASQGGPKEAAERLVGEALKVAEDNITVIVFKRG, from the coding sequence ATGAGCAGGGTCATCTCAACGGGTGTTGGGAATAGGGCGTGGGGCATCTCACACCCGGGGCCGAGGGAGAAAAACGAGGACGCGCTTCTGATACTGCCCCTTGGAAATGCGTACCTCCTTGCCGTCGCGGACGGCCTCGGGGGGCATGAGGGAGGAGAAATAGCCTCGAAGGCGGCGGTGGAGACGCTCCGGGAGACGTTTGAGAGGGAATACACCGAGGGGTTTGCACTGAGAGAAGTTGAAGAGCTCCTGAAAACGGCCTACAAGGACGCACACCGCCGGATAATGGAGATGTCCCCAGAGCCAGGAAAGACCGGCACGACGATGGTGGCTGCCTTCGTGAGGGAGGACACGGCAGTGATAGCGAACACCGGCGACAGCAGGGCCTACCTGATAAGGGATGGTAAGGTGATCTCAAGGACGAGGGACCACTCCATCGTGGGGGAACTGCTTGAAAGGGGCGTTATATGGGAGGAGGAGGTTCGCTCCCATCCGATGAGACACGTCGTGACGAAGGCCCTGGGAATAGAGCTGGCGGTTGATACGTACGTGTGGGAAATTGAAGAGACCGACGTCCTGCTCCTGAGCACGGACGGCCTTCACGATACCCTAGATGACGGGGAGATAGCGGAACTCGCCTCCCAGGGTGGCCCGAAGGAGGCTGCGGAGCGGCTCGTTGGGGAGGCTTTGAAAGTCGCCGAAGACAACATCACGGTAATCGTGTTCAAACGGGGGTAG